One genomic region from Strix aluco isolate bStrAlu1 chromosome 25, bStrAlu1.hap1, whole genome shotgun sequence encodes:
- the RASSF5 gene encoding ras association domain-containing protein 5 isoform X2, with the protein MTDGKAGAAACFGLVTKRIRKIFRHFPKSKSWSEGLRLLRRPTREVLLVGDCRYTCHQECRSLIQLDCRRPGQCQSQLSPESTLLPPRSQNVTQTVEEEKPEPPTVQEIKQKIEKYNAKVTNCLLMKLNDDGTYTGFIKVHLKLRRPVTVPAGIRPQSIYDALKEVNLADMTDKRTSFYLPLDAIKQLHISSTTTVSEVIQGLLKKFMVVDNPQKFALFKEMRKDGQVLFQKLPLTEYPLYLRLLAGPDTDVLSFVLKENETGEVEWDAFSIPELQNFLMILDKEEKDKIQQVQRKYEKFKQRLQQTLKEARGKPG; encoded by the exons ATGACAGATGGGAAAGCGGGGGCAGCCGCTTGCTTTGGGCTCGTAACAAAGAGAATTCGCAAAATATTCAGGCATTTTCCCAAGTCAAAGTCTTGGTCTGAGGGACTCCGGCTGCTGAGGAGGCCAACCAGGGAGGTCTTGCTGGTTGGAG ACTGCAGATACACGTGTCACCAGGAGTGCCGCAGCCTCATCCAGCTGGACTGCCGCCGGCCGGGCCAGTGCCAGAGCCAGCTCTCGCCCGAGAGCACCCTCCTGCCGCCCCGCAGCCAG AATGTAACACAaacagtagaagaagaaaaaccCGAGCCTCCGACCGTCCAGGAGatcaaacagaaaattgaaaaatacaaTGCAAAAGTTACAAACTGCCTGTTGATGAAGCTG AACGACGATGGGACATACACAGGTTTCATTAAAGTGCATTTGAAACTGCGCCGGCCCGTGACGGTACCGGCAGGGATCCGGCCACAGTCCATCTACGATGCCCTCAAGGAGGTGAACCTGGCCGACATGACGGACAAGAGAACCTCGTTCTACTTGCCGCTGGATGCCATCAAGCAGCTCCACATCAGCAGCACGACGACGGTGAGCGAGGTGATCCAGGGGCTCCTGAAGAAATTCATGGTGGTGGATAATCCTCAGAAGTTTGCACTTTTCAAGGAGATGCGGAAAGATGGGCAAG TGCTCTTCCAGAAGCTCCCTCTCACCGAGTACCCCCTGTACCTCCGGCTGCTGGCGGGCCCTGACACAGATGTGCTCAGTTTCGTGCTGAAGGAAAACGAAACAGGGGAAGTTGAG tGGGACGCATTCTCCATCCCAGAGCTACAGAACTTCTTGATGATACTGGACaaggaagaaaaggacaaaatccAGCAAGTGCAAAGGAAGTACGAGAAGTTTAAACAGAGACTGCAACAGACCTTGAAAGAAGCGAGAGGCAAGCCTGGATAA
- the RASSF5 gene encoding ras association domain-containing protein 5 isoform X3, producing MTIGSSMSSGYCSLDEDLEDCFFTAKTSFFRSTPSKVPAKNVTQTVEEEKPEPPTVQEIKQKIEKYNAKVTNCLLMKLNDDGTYTGFIKVHLKLRRPVTVPAGIRPQSIYDALKEVNLADMTDKRTSFYLPLDAIKQLHISSTTTVSEVIQGLLKKFMVVDNPQKFALFKEMRKDGQVLFQKLPLTEYPLYLRLLAGPDTDVLSFVLKENETGEVEWDAFSIPELQNFLMILDKEEKDKIQQVQRKYEKFKQRLQQTLKEARGKPG from the exons ATGACCAtcggcagcagcatgagcagcgGGTACTGTAGCTTGGATGAAGACCTCGAGGATTGCTTTTTCACAGCAAAAACCTCTTTCTTCCGGAGCACGCCGAGCAAGGTCCCTGCCAAG AATGTAACACAaacagtagaagaagaaaaaccCGAGCCTCCGACCGTCCAGGAGatcaaacagaaaattgaaaaatacaaTGCAAAAGTTACAAACTGCCTGTTGATGAAGCTG AACGACGATGGGACATACACAGGTTTCATTAAAGTGCATTTGAAACTGCGCCGGCCCGTGACGGTACCGGCAGGGATCCGGCCACAGTCCATCTACGATGCCCTCAAGGAGGTGAACCTGGCCGACATGACGGACAAGAGAACCTCGTTCTACTTGCCGCTGGATGCCATCAAGCAGCTCCACATCAGCAGCACGACGACGGTGAGCGAGGTGATCCAGGGGCTCCTGAAGAAATTCATGGTGGTGGATAATCCTCAGAAGTTTGCACTTTTCAAGGAGATGCGGAAAGATGGGCAAG TGCTCTTCCAGAAGCTCCCTCTCACCGAGTACCCCCTGTACCTCCGGCTGCTGGCGGGCCCTGACACAGATGTGCTCAGTTTCGTGCTGAAGGAAAACGAAACAGGGGAAGTTGAG tGGGACGCATTCTCCATCCCAGAGCTACAGAACTTCTTGATGATACTGGACaaggaagaaaaggacaaaatccAGCAAGTGCAAAGGAAGTACGAGAAGTTTAAACAGAGACTGCAACAGACCTTGAAAGAAGCGAGAGGCAAGCCTGGATAA